In Anaerobacillus isosaccharinicus, one genomic interval encodes:
- a CDS encoding glycosyltransferase: protein MVTISLCMIVKNEEAVLARCLDTVKDIVDEINIVDTGSVDKTVEIAKKYTDRVFYFEWIGNFAAARNESFKYATKEYILYLDADDVLLEEDQNKLLELKKTLNPAIDSVSMYYDAGTDEFGNVTLRYRRNRLVKREKNYIWKGDCHQYLDVSGNIINSDISVTHKKIKHSVGRNLSIYQSKIDRGDTFSSRDYFYYGNELRENGYHEKAIEIYNKNISLKEGWIEDKVYACVNKADCYRYLGDTENELMSLFEAFNFAKVPRPEICSRIGYNFQRKREFKPAIYWYELATQLETDPNQWSFSYPAYSTWYPHLQLCVCYYNLSEFQKSYEHNEKAREYRPEDERILQNKTLLENKLSINS, encoded by the coding sequence ATGGTTACAATTAGCTTATGTATGATTGTTAAAAACGAAGAAGCAGTATTAGCTAGGTGTTTAGATACAGTGAAGGATATTGTGGATGAAATTAATATTGTTGATACTGGTTCGGTGGACAAAACAGTAGAAATTGCAAAAAAGTATACTGACAGGGTTTTCTATTTTGAGTGGATCGGCAATTTCGCAGCAGCAAGAAATGAATCATTCAAATATGCAACAAAAGAATATATATTATATCTAGACGCGGACGATGTTTTACTTGAAGAAGACCAGAATAAACTACTTGAGTTGAAAAAAACGCTAAATCCAGCAATTGATTCGGTTTCCATGTATTATGATGCAGGGACTGATGAATTTGGAAATGTTACTTTACGCTATAGAAGAAACCGACTTGTAAAACGAGAAAAAAATTATATTTGGAAAGGGGACTGTCATCAGTATTTAGATGTGAGTGGAAATATCATTAATTCCGATATCTCAGTAACACATAAAAAAATCAAGCACTCGGTAGGACGAAATTTATCAATCTATCAATCTAAGATCGACCGAGGTGATACATTCTCGTCTAGGGACTATTTTTATTATGGCAATGAACTACGAGAGAATGGCTATCATGAAAAAGCTATTGAAATCTATAATAAAAATATCTCTTTGAAAGAAGGATGGATTGAGGACAAAGTATATGCTTGTGTCAATAAAGCCGACTGTTACCGTTACCTTGGCGATACTGAAAACGAACTGATGTCACTTTTCGAAGCATTTAACTTCGCAAAAGTTCCTAGGCCTGAAATATGTAGCCGGATTGGCTATAATTTTCAAAGAAAACGAGAATTTAAGCCAGCAATCTACTGGTATGAATTAGCAACCCAATTAGAGACCGACCCTAACCAATGGAGTTTCAGCTACCCTGCCTACTCAACATGGTACCCTCACCTTCAGCTCTGCGTTTGTTATTATAATTTAAGTGAATTTCAAAAATCTTATGAACACAATGAAAAAGCAAGAGAGTACCGTCCGGAGGATGAAAGAATTCTTCAGAATAAAACTCTTCTGGAAAATAAATTAAGCATTAACTCCTAA
- a CDS encoding glycosyltransferase, translating to MLNSIYRTKKVVTNTSENIEDAMRWADICWFEWCDELVIKASNSRLANERTIICRLHSYEAFTYYINQVNWKNVDKVIFVGKPIKNYVMSQLPIIKEEQTTVIPNGVKTDLYSYRKRENGWKIAYVGYINYKKGPMLLLHAFQALYKKDSRFSLHIAGRYQDKRYVLYFNHILKEMGLEKAVFLDGWQQDVNGYLEDKDFIISTSLFETQHMAIMEAMAKGIKPFVHNYYGAKEIYGEDYVWTTIDDLVEMVLNQSVDSEGYRSYIIDKYNADTQLDKVKELISSLNDVAQVKPAIISQPMITIGILNYNYGEYLEECFDSIIKQDYLNKEIIIVDDCSTDGSIDKIRKLEEKYKFVKGVHHEKNIGLPDYSINECLEQAQGEYLMIVSADDYLPHDQVLINYLSILQSNPSLDYVYGNLSIVDRNGNDAGEGRYKEYTNMEVVRKVFARGGSGVIPMTGLYNLRYYRNNDYNWLIGPKNSMAGDTMNCLLNIKRGWNFAHLNEPSYVHRKHNRNLSYSFKYDVNKRIKSMIRLLEFITLEFDEQTYLPEIDWKTLSNTEAEAAKYFAIGERYMLIAASYLTNGFTKHMQLDQRTESIVPFINKADEYFNKCLQVDLSYKVKIEVLKKSTQL from the coding sequence ATGCTAAACAGTATTTACAGAACGAAAAAAGTTGTCACAAATACATCTGAAAATATTGAAGATGCGATGAGGTGGGCAGACATTTGTTGGTTTGAATGGTGCGATGAACTAGTCATCAAAGCAAGTAATAGTCGTCTAGCTAATGAGAGGACGATCATTTGCCGTCTTCATAGTTACGAGGCCTTTACTTATTATATAAACCAAGTGAATTGGAAAAACGTTGACAAGGTTATTTTTGTAGGAAAGCCTATAAAGAATTATGTGATGAGTCAGCTACCCATAATAAAAGAGGAACAAACGACAGTCATTCCGAACGGTGTAAAAACAGACTTGTATTCGTACCGAAAGCGTGAAAATGGCTGGAAAATCGCTTATGTTGGTTACATTAATTATAAAAAGGGACCAATGCTTTTACTTCATGCATTTCAAGCTCTATATAAAAAAGATTCGCGCTTTTCCTTGCATATTGCCGGACGATATCAAGATAAACGATATGTTTTGTATTTCAATCATATTCTAAAAGAAATGGGGCTTGAAAAAGCAGTATTTTTGGACGGATGGCAGCAAGATGTGAACGGTTATTTAGAAGATAAGGATTTTATTATTTCCACAAGCCTGTTTGAAACACAGCATATGGCTATTATGGAAGCGATGGCTAAAGGGATAAAACCATTTGTTCATAATTATTATGGAGCAAAAGAAATTTATGGGGAAGATTACGTTTGGACTACGATTGATGACCTGGTTGAGATGGTGTTAAATCAATCAGTAGATTCGGAAGGGTACCGTTCTTATATTATTGATAAATATAATGCTGACACACAACTGGATAAAGTCAAAGAGTTAATTTCTTCACTTAACGACGTGGCTCAAGTAAAGCCAGCGATTATAAGTCAGCCAATGATTACTATCGGTATTTTAAATTATAATTATGGAGAATACCTTGAGGAGTGCTTTGACTCAATAATAAAACAGGACTATTTAAATAAAGAAATTATTATCGTCGACGACTGTTCGACAGATGGATCAATTGATAAAATTAGGAAACTTGAAGAGAAATATAAATTCGTAAAAGGAGTTCATCACGAAAAAAACATTGGACTGCCAGACTACTCGATAAACGAATGTTTGGAACAAGCACAAGGAGAATATCTTATGATCGTTAGCGCTGATGATTATCTTCCACATGACCAAGTGCTTATCAATTACTTGTCTATTTTACAAAGCAACCCTTCATTAGATTATGTTTACGGAAATTTATCCATTGTAGATCGAAATGGAAACGACGCAGGAGAAGGGAGGTATAAAGAGTATACCAATATGGAAGTAGTTAGAAAGGTTTTTGCAAGAGGGGGATCAGGAGTTATACCAATGACTGGTCTGTATAATCTTCGTTATTATAGAAATAACGATTATAATTGGTTAATAGGTCCGAAGAATTCGATGGCAGGGGATACGATGAATTGCTTGCTTAATATTAAAAGAGGATGGAATTTTGCACATCTAAACGAACCGAGTTATGTTCACCGTAAACACAACAGAAATTTGTCTTATAGCTTTAAGTATGATGTAAATAAGAGAATTAAATCGATGATTCGTTTACTAGAATTCATTACTTTAGAATTCGATGAACAAACATATCTTCCAGAGATAGATTGGAAGACATTATCGAATACAGAGGCAGAAGCTGCTAAATATTTTGCAATTGGTGAACGTTACATGCTAATTGCAGCATCCTATTTAACTAACGGTTTTACAAAGCATATGCAACTAGATCAACGAACGGAGTCTATTGTTCCTTTTATTAACAAAGCGGATGAATACTTTAATAAGTGCCTTCAAGTTGATCTTAGTTATAAGGTGAAAATTGAGGTTCTAAAAAAATCTACGCAGCTTTAA
- a CDS encoding N-acetyltransferase: MKAKIGENVLRGEHVVIEDNVVIGNNVTIGHHVVIKEGTFIGNDVKIGDMVVLGKRPSTNKKMARKPQTALSPLIVGEASTIGSGAVLYRGSSLDKGAFVGDLTSIREKVTIGEDSIIGRNVMVENNTKIGSRVTVQTGSYITADMIIEDDVFIGPCCSSSNDKYMGEGNYRHAGPIIKRGAKIGNNATLLPGITIAENAIIGAGAVVVRNVEKNQTVVGNPAKGISKKKES, encoded by the coding sequence ATGAAAGCGAAAATTGGAGAAAATGTTTTACGCGGTGAACATGTTGTTATCGAGGACAATGTTGTTATTGGTAATAACGTAACAATCGGGCATCATGTAGTAATTAAAGAAGGGACATTTATCGGAAATGATGTAAAAATAGGGGACATGGTAGTCTTAGGAAAACGTCCTTCCACTAACAAAAAGATGGCTAGAAAACCACAAACAGCCCTTTCCCCACTTATAGTCGGAGAAGCCTCTACTATAGGTAGCGGAGCAGTACTGTACCGTGGAAGTAGCTTAGATAAAGGCGCTTTTGTAGGTGATCTTACCAGTATAAGAGAGAAAGTAACTATTGGTGAAGACTCGATTATCGGGAGAAATGTCATGGTAGAAAACAACACCAAGATCGGCTCTAGAGTAACAGTTCAAACAGGGTCATATATTACCGCAGATATGATCATTGAAGACGATGTATTTATTGGACCTTGCTGTTCTAGTTCAAATGATAAATATATGGGAGAAGGAAACTACAGGCATGCTGGACCGATCATAAAGAGAGGAGCAAAAATTGGAAATAACGCTACTCTGCTCCCCGGGATTACTATTGCTGAAAACGCCATTATAGGTGCAGGAGCAGTTGTAGTAAGAAACGTGGAGAAAAACCAAACAGTAGTGGGTAATCCTGCTAAGGGAATTTCCAAGAAGAAAGAGAGCTAA
- a CDS encoding class I SAM-dependent methyltransferase, protein MEKKEVFYETVYKSGGSRAIYHKHYSKSIYLPIWEKALRTILEKGNPFILEVGCGPGQFANLLFDHGLENYRGFDFSSTAIKLAKQTNAKYQTRFSVDNAYTTSLFTKLPYNTAVLFEVLEHLQEDLKVLNDLINGTMILFSVPNFNSQSHVRYFLTQDEVRKRYEKIIDIDEIHTFPISSKNKIFLVIGTKRPVS, encoded by the coding sequence ATGGAGAAAAAAGAGGTTTTTTACGAAACGGTTTACAAGAGTGGAGGTAGCCGGGCAATCTACCATAAACATTACTCGAAAAGTATCTATCTCCCTATCTGGGAAAAAGCTTTAAGAACGATTTTAGAAAAAGGTAACCCTTTCATCCTAGAAGTTGGCTGTGGACCAGGTCAGTTTGCTAACCTTCTATTTGACCATGGTCTTGAAAACTATAGAGGCTTTGACTTCAGTAGCACGGCTATCAAACTTGCCAAACAGACAAATGCCAAATACCAAACACGCTTCTCTGTTGATAATGCATACACTACCTCTCTTTTTACTAAATTACCCTACAACACTGCAGTATTGTTTGAAGTACTGGAGCATCTTCAGGAAGATCTCAAAGTTCTTAACGATTTAATAAACGGGACAATGATCCTTTTCTCTGTCCCTAACTTTAATTCTCAAAGCCATGTAAGATACTTCCTTACACAGGATGAGGTAAGGAAAAGGTATGAGAAAATAATAGATATTGATGAAATACACACTTTCCCGATTAGCAGCAAAAATAAAATCTTTCTCGTTATCGGAACGAAACGCCCGGTCTCTTGA
- a CDS encoding glycosyltransferase — protein MKTIKIKPDFILQYDPAWKNTLSPKVFDLKEVDIPKGIYVNDSHAEVGKRKKYFRENKYDLIFSVTKEAFLKNYPSFKKQFVWSPFSIDPKIYKDWGQEKTIKYLLMGLVHYNGVHHPPKGRYPLRDKVLLTFKENEDFKWLKHPGHLTKSYLLIDENYAKELNKSEIFFTCGSILKYPVLKYFEVPACRTLLLAEPNQDILELGFSDNDNFIACNPDDVQEKALYYSKNQSERERITDNGYRFIHKNHTIQIRALQMLESIEKSI, from the coding sequence TTGAAAACTATAAAGATCAAACCTGATTTTATTCTTCAATATGACCCGGCATGGAAAAATACCTTATCTCCAAAAGTCTTCGATTTAAAAGAAGTCGATATCCCAAAAGGTATTTATGTGAATGATAGTCATGCTGAGGTGGGAAAAAGAAAGAAATATTTCCGAGAAAACAAGTATGACCTTATTTTCTCCGTTACAAAAGAAGCGTTTCTCAAAAATTATCCAAGCTTCAAGAAACAATTTGTTTGGTCTCCTTTTTCAATTGACCCAAAGATATACAAGGACTGGGGGCAAGAAAAAACGATAAAATATTTACTAATGGGCCTTGTTCACTATAACGGTGTTCATCACCCACCAAAGGGGAGGTACCCACTCAGAGATAAAGTTTTGTTAACTTTCAAGGAAAATGAGGACTTTAAATGGCTAAAGCACCCCGGGCATTTAACCAAGAGCTATCTCCTTATAGACGAAAATTATGCAAAAGAGCTTAATAAGTCTGAAATTTTTTTCACTTGTGGTTCTATCCTTAAATATCCTGTCCTTAAGTATTTTGAAGTTCCTGCCTGTAGAACATTGCTTCTGGCAGAACCTAACCAAGATATTCTTGAACTAGGTTTTTCTGATAATGACAATTTTATTGCTTGTAATCCTGATGATGTACAAGAAAAAGCACTTTATTACAGCAAAAACCAATCTGAAAGAGAAAGAATTACTGATAACGGTTATCGTTTTATTCATAAAAACCATACAATTCAAATAAGAGCACTTCAAATGTTAGAGTCCATTGAAAAGTCTATTTAA
- a CDS encoding glycosyltransferase codes for MKIVHAPTEIAGQMGMLCEGLRSKGHEVNGYNWFMNYLKYTEHIVSTDAYELMKLVDQVTDYSDVIHFHNGNTFLSNNNDLPYIANKNKKMVMHHWGNDVRTVKMVSETNPYSLPPSYLTDEEIHKSLTHFSSYIDTAIVQDHEMLPYVKEYYKNVHVLPLACNTKRFEARFPSPDNKIPKIIHAPTNREFKGSTFVDAAITTLKKESNLQFDYQKIEKLSHAQALKMYLEADIIIDQLLCGTYGMLSVEAMAMGKVVVAYIRDDVRLAIPEYLPIVSATPSTLDEVLRILIKDPVSRYNIGVASRRFVEAYHDTSIVVDKLCSIYAR; via the coding sequence ATGAAGATTGTGCATGCTCCTACAGAAATTGCTGGTCAAATGGGAATGTTATGTGAAGGATTACGGTCGAAAGGCCATGAAGTAAATGGATATAATTGGTTTATGAATTATTTAAAATACACTGAGCATATAGTAAGCACCGATGCGTATGAATTAATGAAGTTAGTTGATCAAGTCACTGATTATAGTGATGTCATACATTTTCATAATGGAAATACATTTCTAAGTAACAATAATGATCTTCCCTATATTGCTAATAAAAATAAAAAAATGGTTATGCACCATTGGGGAAATGACGTTAGGACGGTCAAGATGGTTTCGGAAACAAACCCTTATTCTCTTCCTCCAAGCTATTTAACTGACGAGGAAATCCACAAAAGCCTGACTCATTTTTCGTCATATATAGATACAGCCATTGTCCAGGACCACGAGATGCTTCCGTATGTAAAGGAATACTATAAAAATGTTCATGTTCTCCCACTAGCTTGCAACACGAAACGTTTCGAGGCACGGTTCCCATCCCCTGATAATAAGATTCCTAAAATTATTCATGCACCAACAAACCGTGAATTTAAAGGCTCTACTTTTGTTGATGCAGCAATTACAACCTTAAAAAAAGAGTCAAATTTACAGTTCGATTACCAAAAAATCGAGAAATTATCACATGCTCAAGCATTAAAGATGTACCTAGAAGCTGACATTATCATCGACCAGCTATTATGCGGTACCTATGGGATGCTTAGTGTGGAAGCGATGGCCATGGGGAAGGTAGTAGTTGCTTACATTCGTGATGACGTTCGCTTGGCAATACCGGAATATTTACCAATTGTATCGGCAACCCCTTCTACACTAGATGAAGTTTTGCGGATCCTTATTAAAGATCCCGTTAGCCGATACAACATAGGCGTTGCAAGTAGAAGATTTGTTGAAGCATACCACGACACCTCTATTGTTGTCGACAAGCTCTGTTCGATTTATGCTCGATAA
- a CDS encoding DUF4855 domain-containing protein — translation MSELYLSPKDLGVKNHIAVLPCGSLEKSRNVKWTTKELKYYLSYVINGSSMDRMFGGVIFNPIIGREGHFIHPLYAGFGNPVVKVDWQEALDNLFKAGENIPAASQVAFEPVDIWVCLPYPDQSQTTFGEVGGRELDFRLEEDRYLALSWWIREFLAKWNNHSSSLSQLSFKGFVWQREALQAEDISLLKRINSFINSNNLLSMWLANYGSTGVLNSKDYGFDVCSVNPNYYGNNTGNDYQWINNNSNFIKCYNMGMQINYGKGMIFSEHHLADYLNLGLPGYNNYLEDCLIVYQFHNITMKEAYIHSIVDYIRIYCGIKNIYTKVDYPGISY, via the coding sequence ATGAGTGAATTATACTTATCTCCCAAAGATTTAGGTGTTAAAAATCATATTGCTGTGCTTCCTTGTGGGAGCCTTGAGAAAAGTAGAAATGTGAAATGGACAACAAAAGAATTAAAGTATTATTTATCCTATGTAATTAATGGATCTAGTATGGATAGGATGTTTGGGGGAGTAATCTTTAACCCAATAATAGGGCGAGAAGGTCATTTTATTCATCCGCTTTATGCTGGATTTGGAAACCCAGTTGTAAAAGTAGACTGGCAAGAAGCACTTGACAATTTGTTTAAGGCGGGAGAAAATATTCCTGCTGCATCACAGGTAGCATTCGAACCAGTTGACATTTGGGTATGTCTTCCTTACCCTGATCAATCACAGACAACTTTTGGCGAAGTAGGCGGTAGAGAGCTTGATTTTAGATTAGAAGAAGATCGTTATCTAGCACTCTCATGGTGGATAAGAGAATTTCTTGCCAAGTGGAATAATCACAGCTCCTCACTCTCGCAGTTAAGCTTTAAAGGTTTTGTTTGGCAAAGAGAGGCTCTTCAAGCCGAGGATATAAGCTTGTTAAAAAGAATTAACTCCTTTATAAACTCAAACAATCTATTATCTATGTGGCTCGCTAATTATGGGTCAACAGGGGTCTTGAATTCTAAAGATTATGGATTTGATGTTTGTTCAGTTAACCCTAACTATTATGGAAATAATACAGGGAATGATTATCAGTGGATAAATAATAATTCAAATTTTATAAAGTGTTACAATATGGGAATGCAAATAAACTATGGAAAAGGGATGATATTTTCTGAACATCATCTAGCTGATTATTTAAACCTTGGTCTACCAGGGTATAATAACTACTTGGAAGATTGCCTCATAGTTTACCAGTTTCATAATATTACAATGAAAGAAGCGTATATTCATTCAATAGTCGATTATATTCGCATCTACTGTGGTATAAAAAATATATATACAAAAGTAGATTATCCTGGAATATCTTATTAA
- a CDS encoding glycosyltransferase: MRIFQGTTEIAGQMGIISGELKKRGYYAVGYNTFHSYLGYKDHLINTTYHEIAKQVKHIINTFDCFHFHYASSLLLDFKDLPLIKSTGKKMIMHHWGNDVRFHEQAKVNNPYVYTGDSPSNEIIHERLTKISAHIDEAIVQDHEVLPYVEPYYKKVNVAPIAIDLDKFNPKYPDCKKNVPLILHAPTNPEFKGTKYIEAAIKELANTHTFEYKRLEKLSNAEIIKIYRDADIIADQILCGSYGLLSVESMALGKPVITFIRPDIANTFPSGLPIVNANPDTVYEKLKLLIEQPSLRKELGMLGRKYVENYHSKEIVTDKLIQIYTN; this comes from the coding sequence ATGCGGATTTTCCAAGGGACCACTGAAATCGCTGGCCAAATGGGTATTATTAGTGGTGAACTAAAAAAAAGGGGCTATTACGCTGTAGGATACAATACCTTTCACTCTTATTTAGGCTACAAAGACCATTTGATCAATACAACCTACCATGAAATCGCTAAGCAGGTAAAACATATTATCAACACTTTTGACTGTTTTCATTTTCATTATGCATCTTCCCTCTTGCTAGACTTTAAAGATTTGCCACTTATAAAATCAACAGGCAAGAAAATGATAATGCATCACTGGGGTAACGACGTACGTTTTCATGAACAAGCCAAAGTTAACAATCCTTATGTTTATACTGGAGACTCTCCTTCCAATGAAATTATTCATGAACGTCTCACTAAAATATCAGCTCATATCGATGAAGCAATTGTACAGGACCATGAAGTGCTTCCTTATGTAGAACCTTATTACAAAAAAGTGAATGTAGCACCGATTGCCATAGATCTTGATAAATTTAACCCAAAGTATCCAGACTGTAAAAAGAATGTTCCACTCATTCTTCATGCTCCAACGAATCCAGAATTTAAGGGTACCAAATATATTGAAGCTGCCATCAAAGAACTTGCAAACACACACACATTTGAATATAAGCGCTTAGAAAAATTAAGCAACGCCGAAATCATTAAGATTTATAGGGATGCTGACATTATTGCCGATCAGATTTTATGCGGATCATATGGGCTATTAAGTGTAGAATCTATGGCACTTGGAAAACCAGTTATCACCTTTATCCGCCCTGATATCGCTAATACCTTTCCGTCAGGCCTTCCAATTGTTAATGCTAATCCTGACACAGTTTACGAAAAGCTCAAACTTCTTATCGAACAACCGTCACTACGAAAAGAGTTAGGAATGCTAGGAAGAAAGTACGTGGAAAATTACCATTCTAAAGAGATTGTTACTGATAAACTAATACAAATTTATACTAATTAG
- a CDS encoding NAD-dependent epimerase/dehydratase family protein codes for MNKLGNVLVTGGAGFLGSQLVLKFLELSDHIWVLDDLSTGKKSSVPSSSKVTFIEGSILDESLLKPILPKVNYIFHFACANLVNSVTDINRDFSTNLLGSFKMLQYAKEHCTSLKRFIYASTASVYSQAERVPTKENYHNIKLPYPASKFSAEHYMQVFYHLYQLPVTTLRFSNVYGPGQLSSNPYCGVVAKFFEAVLANEPLVIYGDGSQTRDFTFVADAMEAVLAATVNPKALGSVYNVGTGMETSVNELAEKVVEITNFKGKTVYSSKRTVDIVNRRCVSINLIKKDLGWVPETSLTQGLLDTYYWLTGGGG; via the coding sequence ATGAATAAATTAGGAAATGTACTTGTAACTGGTGGAGCGGGCTTCTTAGGCTCTCAGCTTGTATTGAAGTTCCTTGAATTATCTGATCATATATGGGTTCTAGATGATCTTTCCACAGGAAAGAAATCTTCAGTTCCCTCTTCTTCAAAGGTTACTTTTATTGAGGGAAGTATTTTGGATGAAAGCCTGTTAAAACCCATTTTACCCAAAGTAAATTATATTTTTCATTTTGCCTGTGCAAATCTTGTAAACTCTGTGACAGATATAAATCGTGATTTCAGTACTAATCTTCTCGGTAGCTTCAAAATGCTCCAATATGCCAAGGAACATTGTACCTCTTTAAAGAGATTTATTTATGCTTCAACAGCTTCTGTTTACAGCCAGGCTGAAAGAGTACCAACGAAGGAGAACTACCACAATATAAAACTCCCATATCCGGCTAGTAAATTTTCTGCTGAACACTATATGCAAGTATTTTACCACTTGTATCAGCTACCAGTTACTACTTTGCGGTTTTCTAATGTTTATGGGCCTGGCCAACTGAGCTCTAACCCTTATTGCGGTGTTGTCGCGAAATTTTTTGAAGCCGTATTAGCAAATGAACCGCTTGTCATTTACGGAGATGGCTCTCAGACTAGAGATTTCACATTTGTTGCTGATGCAATGGAAGCTGTTCTTGCAGCAACTGTTAACCCGAAAGCGTTAGGTTCTGTTTACAATGTAGGAACAGGAATGGAAACCTCTGTCAACGAACTCGCAGAAAAGGTAGTCGAAATCACAAATTTTAAAGGCAAAACAGTATATTCTTCAAAAAGAACCGTTGATATTGTAAACAGACGCTGCGTTAGTATAAACCTCATTAAAAAAGATCTTGGGTGGGTACCAGAAACGTCGCTTACTCAAGGTTTGTTAGATACCTATTATTGGCTAACAGGAGGAGGAGGATAA
- a CDS encoding Gfo/Idh/MocA family protein: MTIKACIIGCGFIAEKHVKAIAGLKDIVVHSLCDINSTRSKEIEAVYRSAKKEEVQPTILHFTTAEEALENKEIDVVIITVISSLHASIAKKAITAGKHVILEKPMALSLEEADELHQLSIEKQKVLLICHQLRYRPLFKQIKKLIEEDVLGTPYLGVASVRINRSEEYYSSAPWKGTWDLDGGMLINQGIHVLDLLQWFLGDVRSVYGEIGKANIQKETEDYAVGVIQFSTKARGIIEANTVTLPNNIGYSLSLFCEKGSISIDGPSLNKITRWYIKGLEKSEPTASIVNDTNDHQHMYEDFIHAFNQKGNYVLMNGAEGKKAIETIFSLYESSKTKQPIYLPLPTFNLASMKEEKNR; the protein is encoded by the coding sequence ATGACTATAAAGGCATGTATTATTGGATGTGGTTTTATAGCAGAAAAACATGTAAAAGCAATTGCTGGCTTAAAGGACATTGTAGTTCATTCCCTTTGTGATATAAATTCAACAAGATCAAAAGAAATAGAAGCTGTTTACCGTTCTGCAAAAAAGGAAGAAGTACAACCAACAATCTTGCATTTCACGACGGCGGAAGAAGCGTTAGAAAATAAGGAAATAGATGTTGTAATAATAACTGTAATTTCAAGTCTTCATGCCTCTATCGCAAAAAAAGCAATAACTGCAGGAAAGCATGTCATTCTTGAAAAACCAATGGCTCTCTCCCTAGAGGAAGCTGATGAACTTCACCAACTAAGCATTGAAAAACAAAAAGTGCTATTGATTTGCCATCAACTTCGCTACCGTCCACTTTTCAAACAGATAAAAAAATTAATCGAAGAAGATGTCCTTGGTACACCTTACCTTGGTGTTGCATCAGTACGAATTAACCGGTCAGAGGAATATTATTCAAGCGCTCCGTGGAAAGGAACCTGGGATCTTGATGGCGGTATGTTAATAAATCAGGGAATACATGTACTTGATCTCTTGCAATGGTTTCTTGGTGATGTACGTTCGGTATATGGAGAAATTGGTAAAGCTAATATTCAAAAAGAGACCGAAGACTATGCTGTAGGAGTTATACAATTTTCCACTAAAGCAAGAGGCATCATAGAGGCAAATACAGTCACTTTGCCCAATAATATTGGATACTCTTTGTCACTATTCTGCGAAAAGGGAAGCATCTCTATTGATGGCCCTTCACTAAACAAAATTACTCGTTGGTATATTAAAGGTCTGGAAAAAAGCGAACCTACTGCTTCAATTGTTAATGATACAAATGACCATCAACATATGTATGAAGACTTCATACATGCCTTTAATCAAAAAGGCAACTATGTCTTAATGAACGGGGCTGAAGGAAAAAAAGCGATTGAAACTATATTCTCACTTTATGAATCTTCAAAAACAAAACAACCAATATATCTACCACTTCCTACTTTTAACTTAGCATCTATGAAGGAGGAAAAAAATAGATGA